One part of the Microlunatus elymi genome encodes these proteins:
- a CDS encoding FAD-dependent oxidoreductase, with product MSLTSTTAATAETVECDVAVIGGGLGGIAAALAAAAAGQRVVLTCDQPVLGGQITSQLVPALDEHPYVETFGSSASYRRFRDLIRSRYDGVANPGGGWVSRLCFESSAGLSAIEEMLNPYIATGQLTVLLDISPALVLRDGARISAVELTGAAGIVQVRANMFCDATETGDLLPLSDAAWVVGSEGRDAYGESLAIPGGPRPGAVQSCTVGFVVEHDPDGNYVGQEPPGYRRWRDSQPFTLEIAGADGQTHRYRMFTEGPDGRPPFWTYRRLRDGATLGGRDLALINWSSNDYAARSLIHEPDLAHAEARDLSLSFLHWLRTECPRDDGGHGYPGLRLVPVAAGTPDGLAAQPYVRESRRLRLTQPITEHDLLRRPGHARATQMPDSGGIALYNLDLHARVGYDADSTEAPIANVTSAPFQVPLHALVTDEPANLLMAAKNLAATQVAAGAYRVHNGEWAVGEAAGTLAAQAVARNLAPHALLNHPHERHAVQRALLRGGVPITWIEDIEPDDPLYVPAQLLVTAGGLGQNRAASLRIEPQSVADESDRIALRDAANSLLGGEPVPENALPPAGSSWAEVVRSLAPALDRAVAGT from the coding sequence ATGAGTCTCACATCGACGACCGCCGCGACAGCTGAAACCGTCGAGTGTGACGTCGCAGTCATCGGCGGCGGGCTTGGCGGCATCGCCGCAGCACTGGCCGCGGCGGCCGCGGGTCAACGGGTCGTCCTGACCTGTGACCAGCCAGTCCTTGGCGGGCAGATCACCAGCCAACTCGTTCCGGCTCTGGACGAACATCCGTACGTGGAGACGTTCGGCTCGTCGGCGTCCTACCGGCGTTTCCGCGATCTGATCCGGTCCCGGTACGACGGCGTCGCCAATCCCGGCGGCGGCTGGGTGAGCCGGCTCTGCTTCGAATCGTCCGCGGGCCTGTCAGCGATCGAGGAAATGCTGAACCCGTACATCGCGACCGGGCAACTCACAGTTCTCCTCGACATCAGCCCGGCGCTGGTTCTTCGCGACGGGGCACGGATCAGTGCGGTCGAACTCACCGGGGCCGCCGGCATCGTGCAGGTCCGTGCCAACATGTTCTGTGACGCCACCGAAACCGGTGACCTGCTCCCGCTCTCCGACGCCGCCTGGGTCGTCGGATCGGAGGGACGCGACGCGTACGGCGAATCACTGGCCATTCCGGGCGGTCCCCGCCCGGGCGCGGTGCAATCGTGCACGGTCGGGTTCGTCGTCGAACACGACCCGGACGGAAACTACGTCGGCCAGGAGCCGCCGGGCTATCGCCGGTGGCGTGACAGTCAACCGTTCACCCTCGAGATCGCGGGCGCGGACGGCCAAACCCATCGGTACCGGATGTTCACCGAAGGTCCGGACGGCAGACCGCCGTTCTGGACCTACCGGCGGCTGCGTGACGGCGCGACCCTCGGCGGACGCGACCTCGCGCTGATCAACTGGTCCAGCAACGACTACGCGGCCAGATCGCTCATCCACGAACCCGACCTCGCCCATGCTGAGGCACGCGACCTGTCGCTCAGTTTCCTACACTGGCTGCGCACGGAGTGCCCACGCGACGACGGCGGACACGGCTATCCGGGGCTGCGCCTGGTGCCCGTGGCCGCGGGGACACCGGACGGCCTTGCCGCTCAGCCTTATGTGCGAGAATCTCGCCGGCTCCGGCTCACCCAGCCGATCACCGAACACGATCTGCTCCGGCGTCCCGGCCACGCACGCGCAACCCAAATGCCGGACTCCGGCGGGATCGCCCTGTACAACCTCGACCTGCACGCCCGCGTCGGATACGACGCCGACAGCACCGAAGCGCCGATCGCCAACGTCACCAGCGCCCCGTTCCAGGTCCCGCTGCACGCCCTGGTCACCGATGAACCCGCCAACCTGCTGATGGCCGCCAAGAACCTCGCCGCCACCCAAGTGGCCGCCGGCGCCTACCGCGTCCACAACGGCGAGTGGGCCGTCGGAGAAGCCGCAGGAACGCTCGCTGCACAGGCAGTCGCCAGAAACCTGGCACCGCACGCACTGCTCAACCATCCACATGAACGCCATGCCGTACAACGTGCACTGCTCCGAGGCGGCGTACCGATCACCTGGATCGAGGACATCGAGCCAGACGACCCGCTTTATGTGCCAGCCCAACTTCTCGTCACCGCAGGTGGACTCGGACAGAACCGAGCGGCCAGCCTCAGGATCGAGCCCCAAAGCGTCGCCGACGAGAGCGATCGGATCGCGCTCCGAGACGCAGCCAACTCGCTGCTCGGAGGCGAGCCAGTGCCCGAGAACGCCCTGCCGCCGGCAGGTTCGAGCTGGGCAGAGGTCGTACGATCTCTGGCCCCTGCCCTTGATCGAGCGGTTGCTGGGACGTAG
- a CDS encoding sugar O-acetyltransferase produces the protein MTERTQIVMELTSRLNVLRHSDIDGRMALLSEILGRPAPETLTVYPPFYCDYGLNLEFGDRVFVNQNCAFYDMGGITIGDRTMIGPGVTLSTAGHPVEPAERFDGITVAPIVIESNVWIGANATVTAGVRIGSGSVIAAGTVVARDVPANCVISSNGYIKRRDLTPAP, from the coding sequence GTGACCGAACGGACGCAGATCGTCATGGAGCTGACCTCACGGCTCAACGTGCTGCGCCACAGCGACATCGACGGGCGGATGGCACTTCTGAGCGAGATACTCGGCCGGCCCGCCCCTGAGACACTCACGGTCTACCCGCCGTTCTACTGCGACTACGGGCTCAATCTCGAGTTCGGGGACCGGGTGTTCGTGAACCAGAACTGCGCGTTCTACGACATGGGCGGGATCACGATTGGCGACCGCACCATGATCGGACCTGGCGTCACGCTCAGCACCGCGGGGCATCCGGTAGAGCCAGCGGAACGGTTCGACGGGATCACTGTCGCGCCTATCGTGATCGAGTCCAACGTCTGGATCGGCGCGAACGCGACGGTGACAGCCGGAGTGCGGATCGGTTCCGGCTCAGTCATCGCCGCGGGGACCGTCGTGGCAAGAGATGTCCCAGCCAACTGCGTCATCAGTAGCAACGGATACATCAAACGCCGAGACCTGACCCCTGCGCCGTAG
- a CDS encoding GrpB family protein: MRLDRIHIEDYDPNWPRMFEQQERIVTPTLAGCLLMPIEHIGSTSVPGLPAKPIIDMLGVVDSYDAVAAALSGLADVNWLLAPEPGDETARKYSLCYPSIELRSAIHPRDPRRGETVALGRRLPGSAGR; the protein is encoded by the coding sequence GTGCGCTTGGATCGAATTCACATCGAGGACTACGACCCGAACTGGCCGCGCATGTTCGAGCAGCAGGAGCGGATTGTGACGCCGACGTTGGCTGGCTGTCTGCTCATGCCGATTGAGCACATCGGCAGCACTTCCGTTCCCGGGCTACCGGCCAAACCGATCATCGACATGCTCGGCGTAGTCGACAGCTACGACGCCGTTGCAGCGGCCCTGTCGGGGCTGGCCGATGTCAACTGGCTCCTCGCTCCCGAGCCGGGAGACGAGACTGCTCGCAAATACTCGCTGTGCTACCCGTCCATCGAGTTACGCAGCGCCATTCATCCAAGAGACCCTCGTCGCGGCGAGACAGTGGCGCTCGGCAGGCGCCTCCCAGGCTCAGCAGGCAGGTGA
- a CDS encoding ISL3 family transposase — protein sequence MHNATFQCPDLTTFCRLDALGLQVVGQRLEAGRAELACRVVDADDWCHRCGCQGIARDSVVRRLAHEPLGWRPTTLVVTVRRYRCTGCGHVWRQDTSRAAEPRAKLSRAGLRWALEGIVCQHLTVARIAEGLAVSWNTANTAILAEGKRVLIDDPARFDGVRVIGIDEHSWRHTRHGDKFVTVIIDMTPVRDRRGPARLLDMIEGRSKQVFKTWLNDRPQAWRDQIEVVGMDGFTGYKTAATEELPEAVTVMDPFHMVRLAGDALEQCRQRVQQQTLGHRGRKGDPLYSARRTLLTGQDLLTDKQRDRLANLFATDRHVEVEVTWGIYQQVIAAYRAPDRTAGKMIMKRVVDAISDNVPAALVEIGKLGRTLKRRAADVIAYFDRPHTSNGPTEAINGRLEHLRGSALGFRNLTNYIARSLLEAGGFRPQLHRRF from the coding sequence TTGCACAACGCTACCTTCCAGTGCCCTGATCTGACCACGTTCTGCCGGCTCGACGCGCTCGGGCTTCAGGTCGTCGGTCAGCGGCTCGAAGCCGGCCGGGCCGAGCTGGCCTGCCGGGTCGTCGATGCTGATGATTGGTGTCACCGCTGCGGCTGTCAGGGCATTGCCCGCGACAGTGTGGTGCGGCGGCTGGCGCACGAGCCGCTCGGGTGGCGGCCCACCACGTTGGTCGTCACGGTCCGCCGGTACCGCTGTACGGGCTGCGGGCATGTGTGGCGCCAAGACACCAGCCGGGCGGCCGAACCACGAGCCAAACTGTCGCGAGCTGGTTTGCGGTGGGCCTTGGAAGGGATCGTGTGTCAGCACCTGACGGTGGCCCGGATCGCCGAAGGACTCGCGGTGTCATGGAACACCGCCAACACCGCGATCCTGGCCGAAGGCAAGCGGGTCTTGATTGATGATCCGGCCCGGTTCGACGGTGTGCGGGTGATCGGGATCGACGAACACTCCTGGCGGCACACCCGCCACGGGGACAAGTTCGTCACCGTGATCATCGACATGACGCCGGTGCGGGATCGGAGGGGACCCGCGCGGCTGCTGGACATGATCGAGGGCCGCTCCAAGCAGGTGTTCAAGACCTGGCTGAACGATCGACCACAAGCCTGGCGCGACCAGATCGAGGTCGTCGGCATGGACGGGTTCACCGGCTACAAAACCGCGGCCACCGAGGAACTACCCGAGGCGGTCACCGTGATGGACCCATTCCACATGGTCCGCCTGGCCGGGGACGCGTTGGAACAGTGCCGGCAACGGGTCCAGCAGCAAACTCTGGGCCACCGCGGCCGCAAGGGTGATCCTCTCTACAGTGCCCGCCGGACCCTGCTCACCGGGCAAGATCTCCTCACCGACAAACAACGTGACCGACTGGCCAACCTGTTCGCCACCGACCGGCATGTCGAGGTCGAAGTGACCTGGGGCATCTACCAACAGGTGATCGCTGCCTACCGGGCGCCCGACCGGACGGCCGGGAAGATGATCATGAAACGAGTCGTCGACGCGATCTCCGACAACGTTCCGGCCGCGCTGGTCGAGATCGGCAAACTCGGCCGCACCCTGAAACGCCGCGCTGCTGACGTGATCGCCTACTTCGACCGGCCCCACACCTCCAACGGACCTACCGAAGCGATCAACGGCCGCCTCGAACACCTCCGCGGCTCCGCCCTCGGATTCCGCAACCTCACCAACTACATCGCCCGTAGCCTGCTCGAAGCCGGAGGATTCAGACCCCAACTACACCGTCGATTCTGA
- a CDS encoding transposase, with the protein MDEVCPVTVPSIEQEAARDLVRSREDCRGDLMRAWHRLSKLLLRHRIVYYGGNAWTGVHDGWLCRQRLESPAAQLALESDYETVQAVTLRRHRLDVAIAELAADSRYTPIVRRLGCLRGISTLTAFGLAVEIGDWTRFTGASIGPFVGLVPSENSSGQSRHQGPITKTGNSHARRLLVEAAWHHQRPYRIGKTMLDRWQLASPIAQARGDAGNRRLHRQWMKFIARKKRHPVANVAIARELAGWCWSLATLDDVGDLGDRPMTG; encoded by the coding sequence CTGGACGAGGTCTGCCCGGTCACGGTGCCGTCGATCGAGCAGGAAGCGGCCCGGGACCTGGTCCGGTCCAGGGAGGACTGCCGCGGTGATCTGATGCGGGCCTGGCACCGGCTGTCGAAACTGCTGCTGCGACACAGGATCGTCTACTACGGCGGCAACGCCTGGACCGGGGTCCACGACGGCTGGCTGTGCCGGCAACGGCTGGAAAGCCCGGCAGCGCAGTTGGCGTTGGAATCGGACTACGAAACCGTCCAAGCCGTCACCTTGCGACGGCACCGGCTCGACGTCGCGATCGCCGAACTCGCCGCTGACAGCCGATACACCCCGATCGTGCGGCGGCTGGGATGCCTGCGCGGCATCTCCACGTTGACCGCGTTCGGGCTGGCCGTGGAGATCGGGGACTGGACCCGGTTTACCGGCGCTTCGATCGGCCCGTTCGTCGGGCTGGTGCCGTCCGAGAACTCCTCCGGCCAATCCCGCCACCAGGGCCCGATCACCAAGACCGGGAACAGCCACGCCCGCCGGCTCCTGGTCGAAGCCGCCTGGCACCACCAACGCCCCTACCGGATCGGCAAGACCATGCTCGACCGATGGCAACTGGCCAGCCCCATCGCGCAGGCCCGCGGTGATGCCGGCAACCGGCGGCTGCACCGACAATGGATGAAGTTCATCGCCCGCAAGAAACGCCACCCCGTCGCCAACGTCGCCATCGCTCGCGAGCTGGCCGGCTGGTGCTGGTCCCTGGCCACCCTCGACGATGTCGGCGATCTCGGTGACCGGCCGATGACCGGGTAA
- a CDS encoding DUF3825 domain-containing protein, translated as MPTGSIKVIDFERGFAFIAPDDGSNDVYVRLSTTESVSLLRRGLQVNYVIIETGAGKREAGNVVPANDADVATRSTHGWVKFWNNVKGFGFVSTGDGPDLYLARRSTRFDGSQLPSEGDEVDVEYVHTGERNPVVIKLTITRLAPWKPSGIALFDFAEMGGRAQSVDQLAALAEPEPWDNGHEPTGGKPILDSYLRYTYVRLVEEGKVSTSSDNTYASFNTGLVTPMQEEIFALFIRNPSPDRQPWQLLGFRKRSDRLMLTHFGHALPDLANYFDDPGVLLYDRRLQLHINIDHVIEHLERFPGSSQLRV; from the coding sequence ATGCCAACGGGGAGTATCAAGGTCATCGATTTCGAACGCGGGTTTGCGTTTATCGCTCCCGACGATGGAAGTAATGATGTCTACGTACGTCTTTCGACGACCGAATCGGTCTCGCTGCTTCGAAGGGGATTGCAGGTCAACTATGTAATTATCGAAACGGGGGCGGGCAAACGTGAAGCGGGGAACGTGGTCCCGGCGAATGATGCCGACGTCGCGACACGCTCCACTCACGGATGGGTGAAATTCTGGAATAATGTCAAGGGATTTGGATTCGTTTCGACCGGCGACGGTCCTGACCTCTACTTGGCGCGACGTTCCACGCGGTTCGATGGGAGCCAGCTTCCATCCGAGGGCGACGAAGTCGATGTCGAGTATGTGCACACAGGTGAGAGAAACCCAGTTGTCATCAAGCTGACGATCACCCGCTTGGCTCCATGGAAGCCTTCTGGGATCGCGCTGTTCGACTTTGCTGAGATGGGAGGCAGGGCGCAGTCCGTTGACCAATTGGCTGCGCTCGCGGAGCCGGAACCTTGGGACAACGGTCATGAACCGACTGGGGGTAAGCCGATCCTGGACTCGTATCTCCGCTACACGTACGTGCGCTTGGTCGAGGAGGGAAAGGTAAGTACTTCCTCAGACAATACGTACGCGTCATTCAATACCGGGCTGGTGACTCCCATGCAAGAGGAGATCTTCGCGCTATTCATTCGCAATCCATCGCCGGACAGGCAGCCTTGGCAACTCCTTGGGTTTAGGAAGCGGTCGGACCGCCTTATGCTTACCCATTTTGGGCACGCCTTGCCTGATCTCGCCAACTACTTCGACGACCCAGGCGTCCTGCTTTACGATCGACGGCTTCAACTGCACATAAACATAGATCACGTGATCGAGCATCTTGAGAGGTTTCCGGGCTCTTCGCAGTTGAGGGTGTAG
- a CDS encoding ISL3 family transposase — protein sequence MHNATFQCPDLTTFCRLDALGLQVVGQRLEAGRAELACRVVDADDWCHRCGCQGIARDSVVRRLAHEPLGWRPTTLVVTVRRYRCTGCGHVWRQDTSRAAEPRAKLSRAGLRWALEGIVCQHLTVARIAEGLAVSWNTANTAILAEGKRVLIDDPARFDGVRVIGVDEHSWRHTRHGDKFVTVIIDMTPVRDRRGPARLLDMIEGRSKQVFKTWLNDRPQAWRDQIEVVGMDGFTGYKTAATEELPEAVTVMDPFHMVRLAGDALEQCRQRVQQQTLGHRGRKGDPLYSARRTLLTGQDLLTDKQRDRLANLFATDRHVEVEVTWGIYQQVIAAYRAPDRTAGKMIMKRVVDAISDNVPAALVEIGKLGRTLKRRAADVIAYFDRPHTSNGPTEAINGRLEHLRGSALGFRNLTNYIARSLLEAGGFRPQLHRRF from the coding sequence TTGCACAACGCTACCTTCCAGTGCCCTGATCTGACCACGTTCTGCCGGCTCGACGCGCTCGGGCTTCAGGTCGTCGGTCAGCGGCTCGAAGCCGGCCGGGCCGAGCTGGCCTGCCGGGTCGTCGATGCTGATGATTGGTGTCACCGCTGCGGCTGTCAGGGCATTGCCCGCGACAGTGTGGTGCGGCGGCTGGCGCACGAGCCGCTCGGGTGGCGGCCCACCACGTTGGTCGTCACGGTCCGCCGGTACCGCTGTACGGGCTGCGGGCATGTGTGGCGCCAAGACACCAGCCGGGCGGCCGAACCACGAGCCAAACTGTCGCGAGCTGGTTTGCGGTGGGCCTTGGAAGGGATCGTGTGTCAGCACCTGACGGTGGCCCGGATCGCCGAAGGACTCGCGGTGTCATGGAACACCGCCAACACCGCGATCCTGGCCGAAGGCAAGCGGGTCTTGATTGATGATCCGGCCCGGTTCGACGGTGTGCGGGTGATCGGGGTCGACGAACACTCCTGGCGGCACACCCGCCACGGGGACAAGTTCGTCACCGTGATCATCGACATGACGCCGGTGCGGGATCGGAGGGGACCCGCGCGGCTGCTGGACATGATCGAGGGCCGCTCCAAGCAGGTGTTCAAGACCTGGCTGAACGATCGACCACAAGCCTGGCGCGACCAGATCGAGGTCGTCGGCATGGACGGGTTCACCGGCTACAAAACCGCGGCCACCGAGGAACTACCCGAGGCGGTCACCGTGATGGACCCATTCCACATGGTCCGCCTGGCCGGGGACGCGTTGGAACAGTGCCGGCAACGGGTCCAGCAGCAAACTCTGGGCCACCGCGGCCGCAAGGGTGATCCTCTCTACAGTGCCCGCCGGACCCTGCTCACCGGGCAAGATCTCCTCACCGACAAACAACGTGACCGACTGGCCAACCTGTTCGCCACCGACCGGCATGTCGAGGTCGAAGTGACCTGGGGCATCTACCAACAGGTGATCGCTGCCTACCGGGCGCCCGACCGGACGGCCGGGAAGATGATCATGAAACGAGTCGTCGACGCGATCTCCGACAACGTTCCGGCCGCGCTGGTCGAGATCGGCAAACTCGGCCGCACCCTGAAACGCCGCGCTGCTGACGTGATCGCCTACTTCGACCGGCCCCACACCTCCAACGGACCTACCGAAGCGATCAACGGCCGCCTCGAACACCTCCGCGGCTCCGCCCTCGGATTCCGCAACCTCACCAACTACATCGCCCGTAGCCTGCTCGAAGCCGGAGGATTCAGACCCCAACTACACCGTCGATTCTGA
- a CDS encoding DUF3825 domain-containing protein — MNANEFLARQAIQAAEVNTRSRVYRNYKAAIPQWYRDSHSDHASVQLLLPLCLRQPDKADLALVVDRVGDSYRGNTVLTLDMAYRNARLLARPDSDWLIP; from the coding sequence TTGAACGCCAACGAGTTTCTCGCCAGACAGGCCATCCAGGCCGCTGAAGTCAACACTCGATCACGCGTCTATCGCAACTATAAGGCAGCGATTCCTCAGTGGTATCGCGACTCCCACAGCGATCATGCCTCGGTTCAGCTGCTCCTGCCATTGTGTCTGCGCCAGCCAGACAAGGCCGACCTAGCCCTCGTGGTCGATCGAGTGGGCGATTCCTACCGCGGCAACACCGTGCTCACGCTGGATATGGCGTACCGGAACGCTCGACTGCTGGCTCGTCCGGACAGTGACTGGCTCATTCCCTAG
- a CDS encoding tyrosine-type recombinase/integrase, which translates to MLRALEAWRGQRTEGPLILRPPTHNAIDRRDAYRMITRIAKLAAIPRHISPHSLRHAAITNALDAGVPLRDAQILARHADPRTTEHYDRAPGNLDRHAVHFTAYVAGVSIALPISARVVDHGKHLANPRDSESYMSRGSSNRGTCSHCKDH; encoded by the coding sequence GTGCTACGGGCACTTGAAGCCTGGCGCGGCCAACGCACCGAAGGCCCATTAATACTGCGACCACCGACCCACAACGCAATCGACCGACGCGACGCCTACCGAATGATCACCCGGATCGCAAAACTCGCCGCAATCCCCCGCCACATCAGCCCACACTCACTGCGGCACGCCGCCATCACCAACGCCCTCGACGCCGGCGTCCCACTCCGCGACGCTCAGATCCTCGCCCGGCATGCCGATCCCCGCACTACCGAGCACTACGACCGAGCGCCCGGCAACCTCGACCGTCACGCCGTCCACTTCACCGCCTACGTCGCCGGCGTCTCCATCGCCCTACCGATCTCGGCTCGCGTTGTCGATCATGGCAAACACCTCGCCAACCCTCGTGATTCGGAGTCCTACATGAGTCGAGGCTCATCAAACCGCGGGACTTGTAGCCACTGTAAAGACCATTGA
- a CDS encoding PIN domain-containing protein has product MTALLKDHATETAAMKDIRGKVERGELPVGLAAELASRTYVEACIKTAAGLVYSHLPPMAIVGQAAAAAAFGSRVVIDASAAAALTLLDPATVDTLVGAFLALETTDTAYRDALGAQQSLDMLSTMTLGWDEKQNRPRITETGQDEAEAFARRADRVVELLARSERRGWPGLKRFAEFASDGTWLSALDLAISEQRAFWCDDRALRQLAASEGVQAFGTVELLSALEGAGLLAPALGAAVRAKLIAGYHVDLDFDPDVLTLAAELDGWAPKGAAAALARAHSWTDPAGCVRFANTAIARTASSSPTGITQWTAAVALGLVRITDGNVQSASGNLEILLTNQLAQPWLGPDTLPFVMQGIRDAMDELTGVLDPLPAVLARTYIQIAKKHGAPRAAEFLLMLVRNLSEEDRIDAVRIIFTSKD; this is encoded by the coding sequence TTGACTGCACTGCTGAAGGACCACGCGACCGAGACCGCAGCGATGAAGGACATCCGCGGAAAGGTCGAGCGCGGCGAATTGCCGGTGGGACTCGCTGCCGAGCTGGCCTCTCGGACATACGTCGAGGCCTGCATCAAGACCGCCGCCGGCCTCGTGTACAGCCACCTGCCCCCGATGGCGATCGTCGGCCAAGCCGCAGCGGCTGCCGCCTTCGGTTCGCGTGTCGTCATCGACGCATCGGCTGCTGCGGCCCTCACCCTGCTCGATCCGGCAACCGTTGACACCCTCGTGGGTGCGTTCCTGGCTCTCGAGACAACGGACACGGCCTACCGCGACGCACTCGGCGCGCAGCAAAGCCTCGACATGCTTTCGACCATGACCTTGGGTTGGGACGAAAAACAGAACCGCCCGCGCATCACTGAGACCGGCCAAGACGAGGCAGAAGCGTTCGCGCGGCGCGCGGACCGGGTCGTCGAACTTCTGGCACGTTCCGAACGCCGCGGCTGGCCCGGCCTCAAACGCTTCGCAGAGTTCGCCAGTGACGGCACCTGGCTCAGCGCACTGGATCTGGCAATCTCTGAGCAACGCGCCTTTTGGTGCGACGACCGGGCCCTGCGGCAACTCGCCGCTTCTGAAGGTGTCCAGGCGTTTGGAACAGTCGAGCTCCTCTCGGCGCTAGAGGGAGCCGGTCTCCTCGCGCCAGCTCTCGGGGCAGCCGTGCGGGCCAAGTTGATCGCCGGCTATCACGTCGATCTGGATTTCGACCCGGACGTCCTAACGCTCGCGGCGGAGCTTGACGGCTGGGCGCCCAAGGGGGCTGCCGCCGCACTAGCTCGAGCGCATTCCTGGACCGATCCAGCCGGTTGTGTCCGATTCGCCAACACAGCCATCGCCCGCACCGCCTCGTCGTCGCCTACCGGCATCACCCAATGGACAGCCGCGGTCGCGCTCGGGCTGGTGCGTATCACTGACGGAAACGTACAGAGCGCTTCCGGAAACCTGGAGATCCTGCTTACCAACCAGTTGGCTCAGCCGTGGCTAGGGCCCGACACCTTGCCGTTCGTCATGCAAGGCATCCGGGACGCTATGGACGAACTGACAGGAGTTCTCGATCCGCTCCCAGCAGTCTTGGCCCGCACATATATCCAGATCGCCAAAAAGCACGGCGCTCCGCGGGCTGCCGAGTTCCTCCTGATGCTCGTGAGGAACCTCAGCGAGGAAGACAGGATCGATGCCGTCCGAATCATCTTCACGAGTAAGGACTAG
- a CDS encoding maleylpyruvate isomerase family mycothiol-dependent enzyme, with the protein MATAERTELADLLATLTPEQWEAPSLCEGWRVRDVVAHVTSFDGVSLVDMLRRVIRGRIVHANQVFVDELAPLSAQQLLDRLRAHLRPERLAASFGGRLALLDVTIHHQDIRRPLGMPRQIPADRLRQALDDCVCSPELPAWHIVRGVRLTTTDLGWTHGSGPEVAGPAEAMLMAIAGRASAVRELTGPGQPVVAARIVN; encoded by the coding sequence ATGGCGACGGCGGAGCGGACAGAACTGGCCGATTTGCTGGCGACTCTGACGCCAGAGCAGTGGGAGGCGCCGTCCTTGTGTGAGGGCTGGCGGGTCCGAGATGTGGTCGCTCACGTGACCAGCTTCGACGGCGTCAGTCTGGTTGACATGTTGCGCCGCGTCATCCGCGGTCGGATCGTCCACGCCAACCAAGTGTTCGTTGATGAACTGGCACCGCTCAGTGCCCAACAGCTACTGGACAGGCTCCGGGCGCACCTTCGGCCAGAACGACTGGCCGCCAGCTTTGGGGGCAGACTCGCCCTGCTGGACGTCACCATCCATCACCAGGACATCCGCCGTCCGCTGGGCATGCCGCGCCAGATCCCGGCGGACCGGTTGCGGCAGGCGTTGGACGACTGCGTGTGCAGCCCGGAATTGCCGGCGTGGCACATTGTCCGCGGCGTGCGCCTGACGACGACGGACCTGGGTTGGACCCACGGTTCGGGACCGGAGGTTGCTGGACCGGCAGAAGCCATGTTGATGGCAATTGCCGGCCGAGCCAGCGCGGTTAGGGAGCTGACCGGTCCCGGCCAGCCGGTCGTGGCCGCGCGGATCGTCAACTGA